The Ostrea edulis chromosome 1, xbOstEdul1.1, whole genome shotgun sequence genomic sequence catcactgaagagacattatttttcgaaatgcgcatctggtgcatcaaaattggtaccgtacaagttttacataacgtgattaaaatatttttaaacatgtacatcattttATCACCGCATCCAAAAGATTTGTAACTTAATCTTATCGAGTTTCGTTTCTGTTTGTAAAGTGGTGGAATTTCTTGTTTGGAAGTTATTGTGTATTCATTTCTTTCTGAccgttatttaagaaataaggtatcatttaaaaatatttatcgggatataaatacgggttggtcacgtgatcaaattccataaagcccgaagggctttatggaaaatttgatcatgtaccaacccgtatttatatcccgataaatatttttaaatgataccttattacttatatttacatttttggttggtaacattgctgaattgtgttaacaacacgtttccatacatttcaaattgttgacgtccacaacgaagcgtcatagatgttcaaaatgacgacaacacaaaacaaagttctataaaatgaagaactgttttaattattaagacgctagaaaggaagtatatcaacatatacttatacattaactcgggagtatataatggaaaactcttccatatgtctaattttagggggtgggggaattatgatttaaacggggatgcgcagtgttacacttagagttgtgatgcgctttgacttttgaaaagtgaagacgttgaagaccgactttgaaagatattctgtggatattgcggagttaacagaagactgagatggaggaacatgaagaacagggcggcagtcgtcaggtgtaggcaaatcttttatagacaggacagaggacgcagctcagatgaatctccggaaagaactgaacatcgcagagaatgtggaactgcacgaaggtaagggacggtttggatttggatatgtaattgttgataaacatgagctcactgaacgcttcttttgactcgataattttttgtaataggtttttaacgacgcctcgcttcgatgtcccgacataaacttggaaaccgacatcaagcactatggctgctgtggcacggaagcagtgtggtgtgtaggtcttaatgcactttgacgacttatcggccatacatcctgtgaatgacctttttgctaaagcctaatgtcatcgtctagcagtaagtacaattccgcatcaccgaggaccagggtgaagttgtagcagacgaaattttagacatacattaggcctagtaggctagtaactaaagacattgtttacagaaatgtttttatcaattattgatgaaagttcactgcttggaatacaaataaaaccgtaaatacatattgtgatgttgatttcatctattgaaagatttctgtagtaagtgagagcgattgctagatgtgtattgccttagtaaaagtagtacctgttacctacttttaacaaatgttcatacgcacagccgtgacctctgttgaccccgtagtagatttatccagaaataaatacgtattgctcgtaatagtgttatgtaggagaaaacagttgcaaatgtaaatatacatgtatgttgtgcatctgtatatttatattgtgaATATGTAGTTTATGAACTTATGTTATTACATCtcttcaaatgtttatttatttgttaaagttttttctttcatttttctttactttttcattttcatctttgtCATGCAACAAGGGCAAATGTACATTTACCATTCtcagttttttttgtttttttttttaaaaaaaattgtttgtttgtatggggtttttttgtgtgtgtgtttttgtttttttttttaattttttttttattttaatagtttattcatatttcaaagtgcCCTTACAATGTTCAAGACATTCGGGCGCATGTCTTGATAACAagaaaacattgatatatatataatcgcatcacaatatattactaatttttttcaaacatatcaTTGAAATCTATATACAGCTTTTTGTATACATGAGAGTACATCTTTAAAGAAGCtttaacatgcatgtatatattttcggtactttcttcaatttctttgattctacagtacatcttgtatttgtaaataacagTTGCTATAGTAGAAATTACGTTATTCAAAATGACATTTCTGTggttgttttcaaaataaaatccaataagaATGTGTTTCCATTTGATGTCAAATTTGACAACCTTTGACGTTATTTCCCATATATGCTttacattttcacaaaaataaatcaagtgttcattgtcttcaacattttctttacatAATTCACACATGTTTgatttggttttctttattttcatgagAAAATAGTTGTTACATAGAAGATTATTGAGAAGTTTAAAATTATATTCTGCTACttttttttcatacatataGATCTacgattttgtttttgtaaatgagACTCCAGGATGGTTTATTAATATTTAAAGTTCTGCTATAATAGCATTCAAAGTTAATTCAAGGAAACGGATTAATATAAGTTGCTACAACTTGTTTCCGAATCCTGTGTGCATATCatttattgtgtatatatatgttgacatattcaaatgaaataaagtttaaactaataactcaacttaatgacaaaTGGGGTGATTTCAGCTACTCCATCGTTaactccccatatttatgtagtaacattccatcatcacctgcatatggtgtttacatctctcaactggttcgatacgcaagagcttgttctccttgtggtcagtttttaaatcgaagcaggcttctgacaaacaagttgatggtccaggagttccaacagtctcgtttaaagtcaaattctatggtcgtcataacgatctagtttgccaatgaaTACAaccttatcattgggtcaaatgctgtctgacgtgtttcataccgactgttaagctgttcttggcacactgattttgactacggataactccgtttacgggtttacctgatcaagatataggactcacgacgggtgtgaccggtcgacaggggatgcttattcctcctaaccacctgatcccacctctggtgtgtccaggggtccatgtttgccgaagtctctcttttgtattgcttataggagttatgagattgatcactgttcgttatcttcacctttcattgatgtCATATTTTACTCCATACATCACACTACGTGGTGTTTAGGTTACACCTGTTGTCATTCTCTTTCAAATGCAAAATGACAACGGAAAGTTCGCTTATTTTCTCCCAAAATCAAGCACTTGAAAACTGCGTTATTTTATGAGGGTGCATCTATTTTTATGCTCCCcctcaaagaagaggggcatattgctttgcacctgtcggtcggtatgtTGGTCGATAGACCACAtcttgtccgctcaatatcttgagaaccattcacttgatcgtaatgatatttcatatgtgggttggttatgagtagaagagaatccctattgtttttcaggtcaaaagttaatctactctggacataggaagacattgtccgctcaatatcttgagaaccctttgtttaacagacatcaaacttagtacactggtacatcccaaggagtagacggcccctattgatttttgaggtcacgtggtcaaggggcaaactggacataagaatatactgaccactcaaagtctagagaaccctttgcttgacataaaacttcgtacactggtacatcttcagaagttGACCCCTCttcattttgaggtcacatggtcaaactagacataggaatatactgtctcttcattatcttgagaaccctttgcttggcagacatcaaacttggtacactggtacatcttcaggagattacccctattgattttgaggtcacatggtctaaggtcaagggttaaactggatatagtaatatattgtctcctatatttaaaaagttatttgcttgattgacaccaaacttggtacactggtacaacataagtagattacccctattgatttttaggtcacatggtcaatcctctcttgacataggaagatattgtctactcaatattttaaattggtgatactactatgaatgaaatgatgcatgtgtataacccttttcaattttgcaccatgggggacaTGCATGTTTTACCAACATCTCttgttaaaacatattttaaaccAAGATAGGATCTTTGGAAATGAGCCCATATACTAGTAAAGTAGCAGATTAAGATCATTCTTAAACAGGAGGTGGTGCGCCCAAGATGGTATCTTTTCCATCCAAAACAGGGGAAGGGTTGTAGACCTCCAAATGACAGGAAATGATAGCGGTTTGTTGAGAGAAAAAGCTTCAGTCAAGGGAAAAGTGTACACCCTTTCAGAGCTAGATCCGCTACTGCTGGTAATTTCACAGACAGCAGATTGCACATTTATTACCTATACATGTAGTCCTGTCTAGCATATGAAAGTTACAGATACTATCTTTTCATTTCTTAGTTTTACGATGATCTGGATGACTCTGTTCTTTTGGAGCGCCCTCTTGGTGAACATCTGGCAGATGACAATGTGGAATTAAGGCCGATCGTAGAAATGGAACGTGATGAGTATCGACCTCATTTTGTGAAGGTCATTGACTGGTCAAAATGGAATCAAGATAATTCAATCGAACACGATCCAAATTCCTCTCTAAATGAGAAGGTGATTATCATATTCCAACAGAGTTTGGAGTGGGACATAGTGCATAGATTAGTATTCTACAAACTAGACGTGGACTGTGAGGTTCCAAGTGTTGCAGAACCAATGAAGATAATCGTTATCAATAGTGGTTGTATGGGGGTTCAGCTCTCTGCAGATCACAGGTAAACACCTGGTGATATGTACGTTTccaatgtgtttttttttaaatataccaGTTGAATTGAataccatttcctcatgaaagTGAACAGCGTGCgtgtgaatcttgataaatatatagcACAACTATTTGaacgactgggaattccgacagaaataagagtaaataaatttcaattttgaaaaaatacacgagggcatgaactgcaacacttcgcagcagcatacttttcatgaatcCCCAACACGTTTTATGAAGTCTGCTGGCGTAAAGCATTGCAATTCACGCCCTcgtgtatttttcaaaaattaaattcatttctgaaATGAATATTTAGTACCCTATCCTATCACAATATACAAACTTAATGATAATCAATGAAAGTATTCTCCTGATCTAGCACTAGGCGAATCATCAAGGACGCTGAAAAACAATTTGTTCTTATAAGCAATTTGCAAAAACGAGGGACATGAAATATCCTGTATCTTGTATTTACACAACTTATCGTGTCTTTTATTCACTTCTAGAGACATAGTGTACAACTTTAGGAGGATTTATGTTGCTGGTGACAACAGCTACTATGAAAAAGATGTCCACACAATGGTGATAAACTTGGCCAGTACCGGAGAGAAACCGGAAATCTTTACAGAAAACAAAGCTTTGGAGGAGTCCACTCTGTTTTACTTATTTCCTAGTATATCTTCCGATTTCATAGCAAGGTAATAATCTCCATGGAGTATCACCGACTACAAAACAAGCCCTGGCATACTGTACAATTTCTGCTCATATCCTAACTATagaagcaatttttttttcttacagcgGTTCAGAGCAAGACGTTGCTTTTCTTTGGGATCGTCACTCAAAACTGGTCATCGCTCAATTACCTCACAAACTTTCTGATCCGAACGCACAAAATGGCGTGAGTGGTGTTGCCTTTCACCCACATGACCAGGAGGTCTTAGTCAGTGTAGCAGACGACTGCAAAGTTAGGATATGGATGTCTGCAAATAGGGAAAATCACTTGCAatagaatttttatttcataatactCTTATCACTTATTGTTCCAATTTTTCTATGATTAAATATGTAGCTATGTCAGTAAAACAACTTATAAAAACGAACTTCATGTTTATATTGAAGACTGTAACTTGTGTGCACTATGTTCTACAGAGCCAGAAACTCACAAGAATCGGGTCACTTTTGTCAGACTGGATATTTTTAAGTATCATTTCGTGTTCAAACTGTAATATTTGGTTTTTCAGATTTTGATACAATTTGTTTCCTCATAATTTCCTTATAGTAACCTCTATCATATACatttaatatctatttttagaATACCGAGATACCTGATCAATccttttcacatacatgtactcattAAAAACACTTTATATTCAGAGAACGTGAAAGACATTTATTTCTGTACTGTAAAAGCTTGGAGCACCCTCTTGGCTTTACAACTTgtaaaatacattgtacatgtacagtttaCATAGTTACATCATCATTACACTGAAGTAcaagtataaaacaaaacaatacctAAAGTGCTAGGATATTTCGTCATAAGATAATGATGTCTTTGTAAAACAAATTGTTGATAAAATGACTTGCAGACATGCATTACAATAAACAAGAATATaactataataaataaaatatgaatatcattcTTTAACAAAGTATGTGTCCATACACCACACATAAGTAAAATCTCTCGTTTTTCAAGAAGGTGGAATTTTCATTATTGATGTGGTATCCAAGCATAAAAAAGGTATTCATGAACTGGGGAAATTGAACTACCATAAGAAATGACAATACTTTTTACCCCAAATTCGAGAACCCATGAACTTGTTAATTTTTCTTGAACTACAAACATTTCTCTCATGACAGACATATATAAAAGCTAGAACAGTTATGCAACTGTAAATTAAAAGTCTTGCTAGTTCAGTACATTTATAGAGTAGCAGAATGACTAATagtttctaaaacatttaaaatattacTACAGCAATATATATCACAGACTGCAAATTgtaaaatcaacaaaatattgtaattctaACATCATAAGCaccatacatatgtatataacatAGCTTTGCTCTTAAGAAGACATCATATTCTGCCTTCTaaaaaaattttaatacatttccTTTTGACAATTTTAGTATTGACTTTTCACAATTGATTTACTTTCCAGGGGAGTCTGACTAGTTTCCTGTAGGTGGACTTCTTTTAGCATGGATTATATCTCAGCTCCAGGAGCACTAATTGCACTAGCAGGAACAAAAATCTATGATTTGCGTTAAGATATGAAGTATGTGCATTGTATTTATCATGGCATACTGCAATGCAGTCATGATTATGCCTAGAACTGCAGTACTTGCAGCTGCGATTAATACACTGAAATAAGTACACATCTCGTCTGTTAAAAGTCTTATATCTAATTGGCATCAAACCATTTTGTGGGGGATCTAACAAAAGTGAGGAGTGGAATTTTCATCCATCAAGGCTAAAGTTTCTCAAAGCCCTGTAGCTCTTATATTTTTCTCATGGggaaaagatgaaaaaaaatatatgtacatgagtATAGGGATTTAACTTAATTTTATGTGGTGGATTCAAGGGAAGTGAATAGCATTTGCCATCattatagaaatacatgtatatgcagcaTTTCACAAATGCAAACATTTGAAATCAACACATGGAAAAGAGATCTTTAAAGATCCAACGTTtggtattttaaaataattaataaataatcTCTAATAGTGTAGGGATTATCTGCAGTTAATCAAGGATGTATGTCATAGCACGGAAACATGGGTCTTTGAATTACGCGATGCATTTTGAGGGTGACTTTCAAATCATAAAATGTGCAGAATTTGTTCAAAACTCTGTCCTACAGAGATTTCAAGAATCATTTCATCTCCATCATCATCATTTCTGAGATCCATAAAACTTTGGTCTAGTCACATGTTCATGTAACACAAATGTTGTTACTTTTTCTGGGACTTTCCAAATATCCCTTTCTTTGTAGGTTTCTCCTGTCCTGCCTACAAAACGAGAGAATATCATTCTAGTCTTCAAGAATGTGTatcgtatatactcgcctataagtccgaattttgggagttaaattttggtccaaaactctatgtccgactaataggagtgtcctaagaaaataagtatttttctggatggcgtaatgtatagcctagtatttttaaacaacaaaaatatggacaaaataaacaaaatagtaacagATTAATTTGCtgagaataaaaagtgaaatatcgatgtcatatcccaaaacaTTACTGGAAAACGGATAAATACATagagtattgatatgaaattcatttgttgggaaaaaatatcaaatattgatgCATTTCTCAACATATTATTTGAAATgcaggtaaaaacattagagcGTTGATTTAAAATAGTCAACCGTTTCTTGAAAAAAGTTGGACCGACTCAtaaatgggtcaatggcaattcccttcaaaataaccttaaaaactatacatccgacttataggcgagtatatacggtatgcACGACTATCTACTTATTAGATAAATCCATGGGATTCAGGGGAAAATTTAGGAACATCAAATATTTCATGTATTAGGACACTAAATCAGAGATGCGGGTGCCTAATGGTAATTTACTATGTCCAACTGAAATTCTACCAACACCATATTTAATGACATAAAATTTCTCCTATTGATCACACCAATCAAGAATCCACAAAATGAAGGTCTAGATGAGGTAACCATTACtgatatccccccccccccccccccccatactgAGCTCTGGATGACAGTATTTTCCACTTTTACTTACAAGAACTTTAGCACCTAGCAGCATTTTCTTTTTGTCCTCTTCTTGTTCAACATCAGTCAGGGGAGATTCCTCACCCACCCGGGACTTCATGTGCAGTTTCTGCTTGATTGCCTTTAAAAGAATGTGATGAAATTCAACAACCTGAAAGCTATTACTGATCACTTCATGTAGATCACTTCTGTAAACTTAATTCCAGTATGCATAAAATTCTACaacaaacattaaaacaatcataTACATAGCATTTTTGTATATCACAAAATGGTGCCACCTGATATAAACTTATCTAATAAATAGTAATAGACATAGAACCTGTGACAGGATGACCCGCTTGGTGTCACCTCTGATGGCCATGAGGAGGTCAAACCAGGTCCAGATCTGGTTGTGGTACTCCATGGTGGGAAGGACAATGCTGAAATCATGGATATCTGCTATGTTCTTTTCCTTCTCTCCCTGCAAATCAGATCACACATTTGAATTTCCCTTTACATGTAAAGTCAATTCATATTGTTCCAAGGAACACCTGTTTTAGCAGTGAAGTTACAGAGACTAAAAGGCAGATGGATGGACATGTGCCGAGTGATCTGAAAGGTCATTTAAGTTTGCAGAAAAAAACATGCTTACCTTGTAGCTGACTCTAAGTGAGACTTCAGGGATTTTCACATACACAAACGTGTTGTTGTTAGAAGCTCTTTCCTGAAATTCAGGGAGGTACATGTTAGCATTGAAAGTCAGCTTCCCTACATATTACTATTGTCATTTTAAATTCACTTTTTTATGATGGCTAAATCTGCATGGGATTTCCTAGTATCATGTAACTCTGACAGCCACAACCCATTATCCAATATATATCttactttatacatgtacataaccaTTCCATAAATTGTGTTTCCATAAATAGGACAAAAAAATCTCCATTAGTGTAAAAGCGGAGTTGTGTGCATCTAAATAATGGAAAAAGGCAATATGGAATTTGTTATTTAAAAACCATTTCCTACAAAACATaacttgtgaccttgaattTCAATGTTTCCCCCAAAACACTTCAGAAGTTGTGCTTTAACTAGATTTGCAATAACAGGATTAATAATACCCCATTCTTTGCCTAATCCAAAGTGTGGCATAGACAAAATACATCATATCTGAATGCAAACATTCATTTCACCATTATTGAATTAAATCTTTAGAGACCAGACTGATTCtaattgaccttgaccttaggtCAGAGACATGACACTCCACCTAACCATCAGCAACCCTTCTATTATGTATGAGCTTCTCTTGTTTCTCCTTTAGGAAGTTATTGCCCAGAAGtaattcaaaaatgatttttaccAGTAAACTTCATCTTGAGAAAAATGACCATGTAAAGTTTCAAAGGTAAAACTCCAACACTATTCGAGATATTGCAAAGAAAAGTGAAATGTTGACACCCAGATGCCATTaaccatattacatgtataagccAAGTTCAAATATGTTCCATGCCAACAGAATCCTGAGCCactttttgaggggcgggcagGGATGATGATCTATCAagtaagttgaattggcctaaccatattacatgtataagccGAGTTCAAATATGTTCCATGCCAACAGAATATTGAGCCACTTGCcttcattttatcaatttctgCGAAGTTATGTGATGAGCTCGCCTTCTTCACACTGTCTCTCTTTACTGAGGGCTTTCTCTCAACTTTCTTCTTATGGAGTGCTTTCTCCGAGTCTCCATCTACAAGAACAGAATGTGAATTTTATCCATATTCATGAATGTAGCATCTGTTCCATTATCAAAAAATTCTGTCATCTCTTACTGGCATAAGATTTTGCAGCTAAATCCTCATGATGAAAACTGTTTCTGTAGCTCATATCCATGCATAAAATACTGAATATTTAAAACTCAGTTTATGTAAATCTCTGCTGGTACCTCTCATATTCcctttaatgattttattacaTCTTTCCTCACAAATGCTTACAAGCTTTGTGAAGCATCACAGTTTATACCCTTGTGTAtcgtcaaaaataaaatttatttcttaaataaaaccTTTTTTCCTTCTCGATTGAAtgactgaatattgtttaacgtagctctcaagaatttttcactcatatggagacgtcaccattgccggtgaagggctgcaaaatttaggcctatgctctacactaacagcctttgagcagggagggatctttatcgtgccacaccagctgtgacacgagacctcgatTTTTGCCCAGGAAAATTAAGTGGGAGATACTGATGTCATTTTCTTACCTTGGCCATCtgtttcaatgtttttatcTGGAAAGAAAAATTCCATGACCGTCTTGTAAAACTGGTAGGTCATCTGAATCTGTAGAGGCACCACATTCACCTCGAAATGCTCC encodes the following:
- the LOC125663691 gene encoding F-box/WD repeat-containing protein 5-like, giving the protein METDWENLTDPILLAVFSFLDKHELNSICRTCKNWYRIAQDESLWKRLIFRNFGCRYSRHDESWKSELKRLTYHVPKRLHQTCLGHVDEIYYVCFSNSGKLIATCGADGSVKVWQYGNNTELLQSRQVLDRPSYANYVEFNEAETQVLVNCIVRVDEDMQAILAVLSIEKGLAIVAARNSWFPNFRGTWLHNDTFLIADVLAFFFSNDNVKLVACTFYDDLDDSVLLERPLGEHLADDNVELRPIVEMERDEYRPHFVKVIDWSKWNQDNSIEHDPNSSLNEKVIIIFQQSLEWDIVHRLVFYKLDVDCEVPSVAEPMKIIVINSGCMGVQLSADHRDIVYNFRRIYVAGDNSYYEKDVHTMVINLASTGEKPEIFTENKALEESTLFYLFPSISSDFIASGSEQDVAFLWDRHSKLVIAQLPHKLSDPNAQNGVSGVAFHPHDQEVLVSVADDCKVRIWMSANRENHLQ